In one window of Aphidius gifuensis isolate YNYX2018 linkage group LG4, ASM1490517v1, whole genome shotgun sequence DNA:
- the LOC122853981 gene encoding lipase 3-like, with the protein MAIGFKIIILFAVIKLSHQKLKSEKILTGIELIEKSGYLGEQHNVTTEDGYILNVFRIIKSPSEFSNKSVDKPVIFMLCALPTNSDTWLFRGPGRSLAMQLVDEGYDVWLGNFRGTTYGRSHIKLSPNDKKFWDYSFHEHGYYDVPASVDFILNITNQNSLIYIGMSMGTTSIFITLSERPEYNSKIQLVICFCPVTGLDNKPYTELSLVPMFIFILSTIDSTGSFETIPQSPIYSFLIEEICRKHDIVDLCMMPLDVTCGKNREQTDTFTLSLALKYFPAGTSGKTFLHYGQFVLQKNGFRKFDYGNIKNIQHYGKSKPPKYNLKNVKSPMLFFYGENDPLSTARDTEEIIKKISSKVIAEPVPHKAFNHLDFVLAKDVKKLLNDRITLINA; encoded by the exons gatttaaaataattattttatttgcagtAATTAAATTGTCTCATCAGAAATTAAAgagtgaaaaaattttaactggt atTGAATTGATCGAAAAATCAGGGTATTTAGGAGAACAGCACAATGTCACAACTGAAGatggatatattttaaatgtgtttcgaataataaaaagtcCTTCAGAGTTTTCAAATAAAAGTGTTGATAAACCAGTTATTTTTATGCTTTGTGCTTTACCAACTAATTCAGACACCTGGTTATTCCGGGGGCCAGGAAGAAGTTTAG ctaTGCAACTTGTTGATGAAGGATACGACGTTTGGCTAGGAAATTTTCGTGGCACAACTTATGGACGTAGTCATATTAAATTGTCtccaaatgacaaaaaattttgGGACTATAG ctTTCATGAACATGGATATTATGATGTTCCTGCAAGTGTTGATTTTATTCTCAATATTACAAATCaaaattcattgatatatATTGGTATGTCCATGGGGACAACAAGCATATTTATCACATTATCAGAACGTCCagaatataattcaaaaattcagTTAGTCATTTGTTTTTGCCCAGTTACTGGTCTTGACAATAAACCATACACTGAATTATCACTGGTTcctatgtttatttttattctg aGCACAATTGATTCAACTGGAAGTTTTGAAACTATTCCTCAATCACCAATTTACAGTTTTCTTATCGAAGAAATATGTAGAAAGCATGATATAGTTGATCTTTGTATGATGCCATTGGATGTTACTTGTGGCAAGAATCGCGAGCAAACAGATACT ttcaCACTGAGTCTggctttaaaatattttcctgCTGGTACATCCGGAAAAACTTTCTTGCATTATGGGCAGTTTGTTttacaaaaaa ATGGCTTTCGAAAATTTGATTatggtaatattaaaaatatacagcaTTATGGAAAATCAAAACCAccaaaatacaatttaaaaaacgtaaaatcacctatgttatttttttacggTGAAAATGATCCTTTATCAACAGCCAGAGATActgaagaaattataaaaaaaatatcgagcAAAGTTATTGCTGAACCAGTTCCTCACAAAGCCTTTAATCATTTGGATTTTGTTCTTGCaaaagatgttaaaaaattactcaatGACAGAATA ACTTTGATTAATGCATAA